A window of Cryptomeria japonica chromosome 3, Sugi_1.0, whole genome shotgun sequence contains these coding sequences:
- the LOC131070403 gene encoding uncharacterized protein LOC131070403, giving the protein MGVGGALIGSILCFFRGCALMWGSFLKYFHRLPILKGVESAHGILRLVEAIDVYLLGTVMLIFGIGLYELFISNLHIPPNAPYASLPHRRSSLFGLFVLQERPAWLEVKSVEEVTAKVERVMMMIALLTLLDKSKWVLITTPFDLLCFSATILFSSASIFLLSKLSH; this is encoded by the exons ATGGGTGTGGGCGGCGCACTTATAGGCTCTATTCTCTGCTTCTTCAGG GGATGTGCGCTTATGTGGGGGTCTTTTTTGAAATACTTCCATCGTCTTCCAATTTTAAAGGGAGTAGAGTCTGCCCATGGAATTTTACGACTCGTAGAAGCAATAG ATGTATATTTGTTGGGAACGGTAATGCTCATCTTCGGCATTGGTCTGTACGAGCTGTTCATCAGCAACCTTCACATCCCTCCAAATGCACCTTATGCCTCACTCCCTCATCGCAGATCTAGCTTGTTTGGACTCTTTGTCTTACAG GAACGTCCTGCATGGTTGGAAGTGAAGTCGGTGGAAGAAGTGACAGCAAAAGTGGAAAGAGTGATGATGATGATAGCGCTGCTTACTTTGTTGGACAAAAGCAAATGGGTCCTCATAACCACACCCTTCGACTTACTCTGTTTCTCAGCTACAATACTTTTCTCTTCTGCCTCCATTTTCCTACTTTCCAAACTATCTCACTAA